The nucleotide window CCAGGATTTCACGCCATTCCCAAATGTGGTGACCCTGGGGTGAAAATAACAGATGAAGCATGCCAGATGAACATGCCAACAGCATGCCAACAGGACGGTATCCtgttgggatggagggagagagaaagagagagagcgagagagagaaagagggggggggggggggggcacaggagaTGGACACAAATGTAATAACAATCATTAAAAATTAATAACGTGGtgacatttttacatttgttaCACATACATTTTAATTACTAACCGATTGTAAGTCATTTGTCAGGTCTAACGGAATGCAATAGTAAACCAACTACAATATTTTGGATAAATACGTACGTAGGGAGTGAACatgagatttaaaaaaaacaaaaaaacaaatacgCTCAGAAATGTGATGCGATTAGTCAACAACCCAAACTAAAAAGAACTATACTATTTTCCCTCTGATGCAATCGTGAGCGGAGGAATAAATCTACTGGTAGTAGGACAGTAGAGGTTTGCCTTGTTGCCTAGAGACGACAAAAAGGGAGGCGCAAAGAactgttttcaatttgaaacTGCCCCCTTGAGCACGACATGTTGGATCAAAAAGGCCCATTGATTGTACAGACAGGAATTTCATGCTAGAGCCGGAATGTCGTCGGATTCATTGTAATGTTATCGAAACATCGGCATTGAAAAGAGAGCTGTCGTGCGACGCCACTCGGCGTCCATGATTCGTGATGCTACTGCAGCGGATTCCGGAGCTCGAGCTCGGAACAGCAGCGGGAGAGAAGTAACcgctcccccctgctctcttctcctctacttTAAGTAACGGCAGGTAAGGAAACAACGtccttttttgttttatttgaatTATGATACCGTGTCATCTCAGGGTTATTCTGTTTCGAGTAACATTACTTCCCCcccaattaaaaaaaatatgtggCGCACATTTTTTTAAGAGAAAACGTCTTGGGTGTCTGGTTAGGTCAGAGTCAGCCGCTCCGCCTCCCGGCTTAGTTAGGTTCACAACAACTAgcctagctggctagctagatagctaggctaaagTGCTATAGTGTCTCCTACTTTTGATGTTAAGCAGTGCACTTTGTCGCATTTTCATGGGTTGTTTAAaccatttgttcattttaccaaTGTCTAAGTCTAAGAATCGTTCCGTCCGGTTCGTCtgttctagctagctagctaatgttgcTACACGAAGAACGGCTTGCGACGTTACTACCACTTCGTAGTAATGGCGTTAGCAtaactagctactgtagctacttaTGTTATGGGAACGGTGTTCTGTAGCCAGCTAGGCAACGGTCAGCTGCCCACACGCGCTACTACTGCGTCAGGTTGACACCGGTACAGCTAAAGTCATCAATAAATATTCAAGCCGATAGACATCTGAATAATCAGAAATATAACCGCGTAGGATTTTGTCTTTTGAACGCAATACATCTAATTCGGATTGGGATGTGAGTTGAGGGCTTGCTAGTTGTCGTCACTCCTCCCGTGAAAGGTCGGCCGATGCCAGCCAGCAGTAAGTGCAGCAGTAATATTGCCGTCGGTCAGCTACGCTAGAGCTGGAGCTAACTATCTTGCCAACTGGTTTGGGAATCAAACATCGCGAATCCGGTTGGATCCAGCGAGCAAGCTGTTTAACCATCGTTTGGCATTTTAGAATAAATTATGTTTACGTGGTATTCAGCTTGCTAGCTACCTAATACAGTAACTAGCGTTGTTGGCGTAGATAttgtagctaacgttagctacatTATTCTTCTCCTGGCCATGTCAACGAATATACATGTAGCGTTAATGCATAAAGTTAGCTAACAATGGGGATACTAATTGGACTGATACAGGTTTAAGTTGATATTAGTAATATCGCTGGTCATTATCTTTTGATGAAAGCAGCTAATCTTGCTTGCAGTCACAGAAAGCGGTAGTTAGCCTAGCCAACGTTATATATAAACTTATATGCGTTTCTTCTTCGGCCAATCACACACTAAAACCATGATGGTATTGCGTTGACAGATGATGAAACTTTGTTTTAACTCATATTTGGTTGTGGTTGGACTGCTAATTGTGACAAACATGTAAAGCCCTTAATCGTGTCCTTTTAATGTCTAAAACGGGTAGCCCACAAAATGCCTTTGGTAGTGAGTGACAAGAAGGCCGCCCAATCAAATCGGTGCGGCCTCCATTTGCTCTCCAAGTTATTTCCCTAATCCAGTAGCCCAGTGGCACAAGAAGCATATGTGTTTGACAGCGGTAGGATTGCCTTTCAGGAGTTTGTTGCAAACCAGTCAGTGTGGCTTTGTCGGTTTTCATTCACATCTTTAATGCAAACTCCTTAACAGTATTTTATAAACCCAAGTACACTAACACAGACAGTCCACACTGAACTTGACATTTGTAAGTAAAACCCCTAGTAAAGAATGGGTCAGTGCTTATAGCACCGTAATTGATATCAAGTCAGTCATTAAAAGACCTGTTCCACAGCTTCACTCCTATGCAACGCCTCAGTTGACATACTTTCATATGCATAGCTGGCATGTTTTACATATTGTTCACACATCAGTTAGAGAGTTTGCTTGACGTTGTCAATGCCTTATTTGTACTTTTAAACTTTAACCTCTGGGTGGGATATTTAAACTCCTGTCAGATCAGACCAATACGATTCACATCTCGATGCATTGCCAACGATCCGATACATTAAAGAGACGTATTAAGTCGGTACTTATGCGATACAGTAAGATTCACCCATCAAATTGCCAATTTCTTGACAAATCAAGTGTCGCCAAACATTTGATTTGTAGCAATTAGGTGGAACTTGTAGACCTCACCCTCCATAATAATCTGATTTGATGACTCGCCCAGAAACCCCAACTCATGCAAGGCATGGCCAAGAGGAATTCATAAAGTATCCACAAGGCATAGGCCCTATACTAGTAATTGCATACATTAATTAGATTTTACTGGTGCTTAGATGTTTGAAACAAGGCATCTTGAGTTCATCCCCAATTGTATCCAGTGCACACTTAAAAAACAATTATTGGGCAATCACATTGTAAACGTTTACGACTGTGCACATGTGAATTGGTTAAACTTAGTACCTGAAGTTTATACCATAGGATGTCCATAAAATAGAGTTTGGTTTGGCTCCTGGGATTCCCAAGGTTTGCCATCTGCGTTGTAAAAGAAGCACCAGCTCTCAGAGGAACCCATTAACGAACTGATGTCTGAGACCAGCACTATCAACAACCATTACAAACCATCCTAGGGGACATGGTGGGGAACTGGGATGTTGTCTGAGAAAGAGGACTGTCGTAATCAGACATCATGTACAAGGTGTACACCAGATGATgttaataaaatatttttgaaaggtTTTGTTTAATTCTTAGTTATTAACATTCCTAGTCAACATTTTGACAACGTGAATGCAAATTGAATTTGATTCAATTAATAAATGGGTTCCTAATTCACCCACTGGCTGAAGTTCTTTACATGAGGTTCAACAGGGTTTTTTATGCATACTCTTGTTATTTCAGAATGCATTACCATGCTAACTTGAATTGTTTTTGCCAAAGTGTCACAagtttgtttcttttctttcaggTTGTGCCGGTGGAGTAAGCTATATCCCCACAATGACCCCCTTTGCCTGAGACGCAAGCACGTCCTGTGTTTTGCTAAATAGCTGATAGCTTTCATCAGTTCAAGCCATGCCCGACGAGTGAAGATCTCCTTTTGCTctaagcaataaaaaaaaaaaaaatattggaaAAAAAACTCCCACATGCCTCCCCATGTAGATCCCCTTCAGTGCACCCTGCTGGAGtgaaccccctcccacccagatAGGCATTGCCCTgtcctcaccccttcaccctcccttctccaccccaccccccacctccacatccaccagtcacaaTGCCGCTCCATCTCAGAATGGCCAACACCTAAGCAGTCCCATGCGTCCAGTGAGCGCCGAGTCGGACggtcctgctcctcctgaaATCTTCTCGcgtcccctccccccagtgggccccctgcctgcctcagaGATGTCCCTGCTCCAGTCGCTGGGCCCAGTGCAGAGCTGGCTGggccaggagctggagaagtgCGGGATCGATGCCATGATCTACACCCGCTACGTCCTCAGCCTGCTCCTGCACGACAGTTACGACTACGACCTGCAGGACCAGGTGGGTTACAGCAacagcacacacgcgcacctAGTTCACAGATTGGTTAAACGTATTAAACAACTGTGCCCTAGCCGAGGGCCAAGGAATGTTATAGATCTGAATTCGAATTGAAGAAAATTGCCACGCATGCCATAATGTGGCATAATGTGTCATAactcttgtgttatcttcgggtcattctgacccatcagtcattgtgacccaccgtcgtattgtgccAACTTtatcgcatacaaaaacaaagtgaagcattttcttttaaccgccgggctgtctcagaccccccacattgcgaaggttaaaactGGACTTTTTTTCTTGTTCAAACGGCTAAGTTTTCTTTTTGACTGACTGTGTATTACCGGAGAATGACATCTTCTTGACTGACTGTGTATTACAGGAGAATGGCATCTTCTTGACTGACTGTGTATTACAGGAGAATGACATCTTCTTGGGCTGGGAGAAGGGAGCTGGGAAGAAATGGGGCAAGAGTAAGAAGAAAGGAGGTACAGACCTGAGTCTGGAGGAGATCAAGAAGCAAGCAGCTGTGCAATGCCTGCGTTCTGCATCTGATGAAGTAAGTGTTGCTCCACCCTAGTGTTTCGACAAATTGGTtaatgtgtgcgtgtcagtgtgtgtgtgtgtgtggggggggggtgtagtagTTTATTCTGCGCTACTGTTCCATGGTTGTCATTTATTTGATCTGATGCATGCAAAGAGATGTATTTGCCTATGCTGGATATCGAATAACTGTTTTAGTTGAACACCAAAATGTTAGTGGGCTAATTAATCAAATGAGAAGATTATTGAAGGAATATCAAAGTCAAAcatgggagaaaaagaaaataatcaCGAGAAGGTGGAGTGTAGACTATTGGTTAAGGGGAGAAATCCCAATGACCATACCATTTAAAAGTAATCTGCCCTCTTTGCACTGGTCACTTAAACTTTGGTGCTGTCCAGGGTTGGACCTGTTTTAATAGCAAGGTTAAATTAAGGTCAGCGGTGAGGAATTGGAAATTTAAACAATAAATAATGGATGACCTTGCAGGCAAGTGCCCTTGCAGTGTGCTCCTGAAGACTTCATTATATTCTGTGCCCTTTTCCGGGGAAACATGAATGTGATTTTGCTGACATTCTCCTGAGCAGTTGGCAGCAGTGTCAGGGGAAGTGAGTCCATAGTAGTGTTGAGAGAGGGGAGCGCTGGAGGGTGTGTAGGGGGAAGGGTCtgcgaggcagaggaggagcgagAGCTGATCTCTGGGGACTGCACTCTGCAGTCTATTTTTTAACCAGCACACGCTGCACGGGATTGCAGCACTGAGCAGACCGTGTCGGCCGTCAGCTGACCGGTATTAGCACAATGATGCAAGAGGAAACACTGGGTCAGAGGAGAAACTTTTTCGATTTAACCGGGCAGCATGGTAAGGAATGCTAGTTCGTGTTTGACAGTGGGGCGTGTATTACTTTTATGATTCTGGTAAATGGGTGGTTGGAATTGTTTTGGTGGGCTGTCCTTTGAAAATAGTTGCTTTTCCGCTAGTGCGCATTGCTCTGTCAAATATTTTGACGTGGCTGTCTTTAAATAGATGGGATAGGGGTGAACCTTGTTTACAAGTAATGGATTACTTAATTTGTGTTTAGCATGATATGAGTAAGATGTCTCAATATCTAAATTTAAGTCACTTATGTTAGTGTTATGGCTGAATGGGATTTTGCTATGGGCCATGCTTGGTCATACATTTTCCCCTCATAGCTAAATTTAACACAGTCCTGGTACAACATGCCCAAGCTCTGACAGTCAGCTGGTAAACTTCTGCCAGCTTTATGTTAATACCCTCCAGTCAGTTAAACAATGGGGTCATAGTTGGGGTTTAAAAACATGTTCAAAACAATAAATTATAGGATTCTATCATTTGTCCAACCATCATTTATTAGTAATGAAAACATACAATGATTACATTGATCATTAATGTCCAGTTGCTCttattttaaatacatataTAGTCTTATAGTGATAACAGAAATAGGCATTGGGtattacatttatttaaatCATTTTTCTTCTCCACAGAACTCTGGAATTGAGAGCCTGGTTGAGGAGCTTTGCTCCAAactcaaggacatcaaaaacaaacagaaaggtTTATAATTTAACTATACTTTTAATGTTTCTAGTTTGTGTTAATATAGGAAATACAATTGTGAATGTTTCTGCTATTGTCTAAAAATGTTTGTGTCATTGTAGAAGAGAAACAGATCAGCAAGAAATCCGATGGATCTCAATCTCCCGAGCGGGCGGAGTCCCCTTCTTCAAAGGACCAGGTGGAAATGTAAGTTCCTTAACATTGATTTGTTGGCACATTCTTTTTATCTCCCAGCAGGCATAATCATTTGCTGTTGACATCAACTTTAATACTGTATGACGCTATTGAAATTTATGATGGGCCTAGaattgttttacatttttatttaagcactgttttatatatattattgttttcaGGTATTATGAAGCCTTTCCTCCTTTGTCAGAGAAATCTGTTTGTCTCCAAGAGATCATGACGGTGTGGAACAAGGCTAAAGCCTGTGCTTACTCCAGTTCATCATCCTCTGCGGCCCCACAGACCAGCACGGATACCTCCTCTCCAAAGGACTGCAACAGTGAGGGTGAGGCTGTCAAGGAAAGAAACTCTGAAGCATGCTGCGCCACCACTATCACCACCGCAACCAGTGAGAGACTTCAGCAGCGACGCagcaaaaaagagaaagagaaccgATACCATGGCGCCACAACAGCAGAGGACAGAGGTGCCGTCCATGGCAAGAGGCAGACGAGGCACAGGTCAGAGGGCAAGTTCCGCCCTCGGTCTTGGTCATCTGGCTCCAGCGAGGCGGGCTCAAGTTCCAGCGGCAACCAAGGCGACTCCAAAACATCCAACAGCAAGGCGGTCAGGATCCGTCACAAGTCCAAGGAGCCGGGCAAGTGTAAGAGAGGCCGCAACAGTGGACAGGTGAAGCTAGCTCTGAAGGCCATCGACAAAGAGGAGCGGAGGAATGCCGGAGGGAGTAGCAGCAGTGCCACTGGAGGTCCAACAAGGCAACCACAGCTTTACAAAAAGGGGAAGAGGCCGCTGAAAGAGATATGTAAAGATCCAGGCTGGGGGGAAGCAAGAGAGCTTGGAGCAGAAGCCCAAAACAAAAAGGAATACATGGAGGAACCCCTATGGTACACAGAGCCCATCACCGAGTATTTTGTACCATTCAGTAGCCGAAAAAGCAAACTGGAAACAAAGTACCGGAGCAATCTTGACTCTCCAGGTGGCTTATCCATGTCCACCGACATGGACAGTCTATCTGAGAGGATGCAAGGGATCTGCATTGCCAACGCAAGCTTCCAGAGGGCTTACCTAGCAGCGGGCACCTTTGTGGACGGCCACTTTGTGGAAGGTCCAGGAGAAGCAGATGAGGAGGCTGCCGAACATAATGGGACCTCAAGCTGCCCTCCGCCTGAGGATAGTAGAGATTTAGATGACGAGCATCTGTCCGAATTTACTCACTTCTATGAAGTTGATTTTTATCAATCCATATTGGATCCTAGTGCCTCAGACTCGGTACATGAGAGTCGGATCTTGAGCATGATTCGACAGAAGAGCAAAGAGCAAAGAGACTTTGAGGCAGAATGTTGTTTAGTGTTAGATGGCCTTGAGCTGCAAGGGGAAAGTGCAATAAGGGTGGACTCGAATGAAGCTTTGGGAGCGGATGGATTCTTCATGCAGGATCTGGAAAACATGGCTCAAGTCTGGGGATGTTATTCGTCCTCTAGTTCGGAAGATATAGATGGAGAAAGCTTTGCAGGAGACTCTCCTGTTCAGCTGTCCTCCATGTTGGACAGTGTGTCTTTTACCTTGTGCACGCTGCCTGTAAACTTGGAGGAACCCTATCTCCCAGAAGCCACCAGTGAAGCACCTGGTCTGAGCTCTTCTTGCTTCTCTCTGTTTGAGCTGCAGTATGATAGCCCCACTCTTCCTTATCCCTGCGACTCACTTACCGTTGGTCACGAAAACAACACCGATTCAAGTAGCTGTCTAGATCCACATTGTAACAAACAGTCTCGTTTGCTAATATGGACCAAAAATAGTGCCTTTGATGAAACTGAACATTGTTCGAACCTTTCGACGCGAACCTGCAGTCCATGGTCGCACTCGGAAGAGACACGTTCAGACAATGAGCAAATAAATGTTCAAATAGAGGAGTCCGCTCAAATTGGCAATGAAGAGATTAATAGTCTAATCCCTCCAATCTCTGGTACATACCTAGAGGAAGAACTTCTGGACTTTTTACATGAGGATACCAGTCGCCCGTGTGAGGAGGCCAAAGTTAGCACGGGATCAAATCCAACTTTGACAAAGAAATCTAAATTGGAGTCCATATGCGGCATAGCATTAGAACAGGATGAGAGCAAACAGTACAACACTGGCATGTTTTCGGATGACACAAACCAACAAAGTGACAACTACAGCTCAGGGATTATAAAGGACATTTGGACTGCTATCGGGGAAGGCGATCCTGCACTATCGCTAGTAAGtgagaagaagggggagggcCTGTTCCCAGAGGAGGCGACTGGCTACCTCTGCA belongs to Osmerus mordax isolate fOsmMor3 chromosome 23, fOsmMor3.pri, whole genome shotgun sequence and includes:
- the kiaa0232 gene encoding uncharacterized protein KIAA0232 homolog, which produces MRPVSAESDGPAPPEIFSRPLPPVGPLPASEMSLLQSLGPVQSWLGQELEKCGIDAMIYTRYVLSLLLHDSYDYDLQDQENDIFLGWEKGAGKKWGKSKKKGGTDLSLEEIKKQAAVQCLRSASDENSGIESLVEELCSKLKDIKNKQKEEKQISKKSDGSQSPERAESPSSKDQVEMYYEAFPPLSEKSVCLQEIMTVWNKAKACAYSSSSSSAAPQTSTDTSSPKDCNSEGEAVKERNSEACCATTITTATSERLQQRRSKKEKENRYHGATTAEDRGAVHGKRQTRHRSEGKFRPRSWSSGSSEAGSSSSGNQGDSKTSNSKAVRIRHKSKEPGKCKRGRNSGQVKLALKAIDKEERRNAGGSSSSATGGPTRQPQLYKKGKRPLKEICKDPGWGEARELGAEAQNKKEYMEEPLWYTEPITEYFVPFSSRKSKLETKYRSNLDSPGGLSMSTDMDSLSERMQGICIANASFQRAYLAAGTFVDGHFVEGPGEADEEAAEHNGTSSCPPPEDSRDLDDEHLSEFTHFYEVDFYQSILDPSASDSVHESRILSMIRQKSKEQRDFEAECCLVLDGLELQGESAIRVDSNEALGADGFFMQDLENMAQVWGCYSSSSSEDIDGESFAGDSPVQLSSMLDSVSFTLCTLPVNLEEPYLPEATSEAPGLSSSCFSLFELQYDSPTLPYPCDSLTVGHENNTDSSSCLDPHCNKQSRLLIWTKNSAFDETEHCSNLSTRTCSPWSHSEETRSDNEQINVQIEESAQIGNEEINSLIPPISGTYLEEELLDFLHEDTSRPCEEAKVSTGSNPTLTKKSKLESICGIALEQDESKQYNTGMFSDDTNQQSDNYSSGIIKDIWTAIGEGDPALSLVSEKKGEGLFPEEATGYLCSCLEVQAKGGPIQGPQKKAVQRSEYHLWEGKEEQSLAKNELSKVDAAGDYMTPSKPWDVNPEKDNTSFILGGVYGELKTLGGDRDWAVVPPSDTRGSLLQCAAAAASASGSDVVTIAGTDVFMNTGSCFAPGHKPLWRPLVSFGQSDQAMKGCGDGLNKGFSLIFHEDLLGSCGSFHGKEPGPDYPFTSFDLNNPFSQVLHVECSFEPEDMASFSPGYKPKSILCSDSENEAFHPRIYGINRTQYRAIRISPRTHFRPISASELSPGGGSESEAESEKEELSLPVLAPVDVFDDPQADLKPLEEDAEREGPYYGKSELESGKFLPRLKKSGMEKSAQTSLDSQEGSSTLLPISEQEICLDCKMAAAASTASGRMDVPANKIQKEEPCREKDACICAAAAQIPKYGITYNVVEELQEFPLLSASGQGATGSQQDEVWWQNTLCSSLFPGSQCTGSSNI